The Myxococcales bacterium region GTTCGCTCCTCGTGCGAAACGGACCGCTTAACTACGCGAACCCATCGGCCAGCGCTACGTGAACCAACCGAGCGGACCGATCTTCCCTTCCCCCCCCACGAGAAACCGGGCCGCATTTTGACGACTCCCGGACCGCCGAACATTTGTTTAGTATCGGGCGATGCCCGCGCCGCCCTGGAAAACGCCACGTGGCCTCGACCCGGTGCTCGACCACTGGCTGAAGAGCAAGACCGTTCGGCCTTGCTTCAACGCTGACGAGGTCGTGCCCGGCTGCGAGTCCGACGAGCGGCCCATGCCTGAAGGCCTGCCCCCGGCCATCGCAGCGGCGCTCGGTCAGCGCGGGATTCAAGCGCTCTACTCGCATCAGGCCCAAGCCTTTGACGCCGCCACGCGGGGGCGTTCCTTCGTGGTGTCGACGCCGACGGCGAGCGGCAAGAGCCTCTGCTTCCATCTGCCCGTGCTCTCGGCGCTCACCGCCGATCGCGACGCCCGCGCGCTGTACCTGTTCCCAACCAAGGCGTTGGCCCGCGATCAGGAGGCCAGCGTTCGCACGCTCCTGGAAGAGGCGAGCCGCGCCGGGGGTGGTCCAGCCCTCGGCTCCGCCGTCGTCTACGACGGCGACACGCCCGGCGACGCGAGGCGCGCGGCCCGCGAGCGCGGCGGCATCGTCCTCACGAACCCCGACATGCTCCACGCAGGGATCTTGCCGCATCACGCGAGCTGGGCCCGCACGATGCAGAACCTGAAATACGTCGTCGTCGATGAGATGCACACGTACCGCGGCGTCTTCGGCTCCCACGTCGCCAACGTGCTCCGGCGACTGAAGCGTGCCGCGGCCTTCCACGGTGCGAAGCCGACGTTCATCGGCGCCACGGCGACCATCGGCAATCCGCGAGCCCACGCGGCGCGCCTCTTTGGCGAACCGGAGTCCGAGATCGAGCTCATCGCCAAGAGCGGTGCGCCACGCGGCGATCGAAGGTTTTTCTTGTTCAACCCTCCCGTCGTCAACGCAGAGCTCGGCATTCGGGCCAGCTACGTCAAGCAAGCGGTGATGCTCACCAAAGACCTCGTGCGTGCCCACGTGCCGACCATCGTCTTCGGCGCTTCGCGGAACAGCGTCGAGGTGATGTTGCGCTACCTCCGCGACGCCATCGCGCCGGAGGTCGATCCTTCGCGCGTGATGGCCTACCGTGGCGGCTACCTGCCTGGCGAAAGGCGCGAAATCGAGCGCAAGCTTCGCGAGGGCGAGCTCTTGGCCGTCGTCGCCACCAACGCCCTCGAGCTCGGCATCGACATCGGTGACCTGGACGCGGTCGTGTGCGCCAGCTACCCGGGGTCCGTGGCGGCCCTGTGGCAACGTTTTGGTCGCGCGGGCCGCCGCGGCGCGTCGAGCATCGCGGTCCTCGTAACGTCGAGCGCGCCGCTCGATCAATACCTCGCGAGCGATCCGGCGTACCTGCTGGGCGCGCCCATCGAGGAGGCGCGCATCGACCCGGACAACGTCGAGGTGCTCGTGCAGCACCTCAAGTGCGCAGCCTTCGAGCTCCCCTTCCGCCGCGGCGAACGTTTCGGCGAGCTCGCGGAAGTCGAGACGCGCGAGGCCCTCGAGTTTCTCGCGAAACACGAGGTCGTCCACGAGTCGAATGGGACATTTCATTGGGCCACCGACAGCTACCCGGCCAACAACGTCTCCTTGCGGAGCATCGGCTCGGACAACGTGGTCATCGTCGACGTCGAGCACGACAAGACCATCGGCGAGCTCGACTGGCGCGCGGCCCACACGATGCTCCACGAGCAGGCCATCTACCAACACGACGGCGAGTGCTGGCAGGTCGAACGCTTCGACTACGAGAACCACAAGGCCTTCGTGCGCAAGGTCGAGCCCGACTACTACACCGACGCGATGACCTACACGCAGATCCGCGTCCTCGAAGAGAGCGGCGTCGGCCCTGTGGTCCAAGACTCGGTGGGGCGACCTCCTTGGCCATCGGGCTTCGGCGAGGTCTCGGTCGTCGAGAAGGTCGTCGGCTACAAGAAGATCAAGTTCTACACCCATGAGAACGCCGGCTACGGCGACGTGCGATTGCCAGAGATGCAGATGCACACGATGGCGTTCTGGCTCACGGTCCCGGAGGCGGTCATCGCTGAGCTCCCGTTCGGTCGCGCCGCCGCCGTCGACGCGCTTCGCGGCATCGGCATCGCGCTCGAGACCAGCGCCACCTTGGCGCTCATGTGCGATCCGCGCGATCTCGGCACGTCGCTCGGCGACGCGGACCCCACCACGGAAACCGACGACGACGACGAGGGGCGCGCGAACCTGGTCCCCAAGAAGGTCACGGGCGGCGGGCCAAAGTACAACCCGACGCTGTTTCTGTACGAGCACGTCCCCGGGGGCACCGGCCTGTCGGAGCGCATCTTCGAAGAGCGCGCTACGCTCCTCGCTCGCACGCTGCGGCTCATCGAGCGATGCCCTTGCGAGCGAGGTTGCCCCGCCTGCGTCGGGCCGGTCGGTCCCGCCGTCGTCCCGCCGCCAATGGCGGCGGCGCTCGCCGAAGCGGAAGGCGCGGAGGAGCCCTCGGTCTTGCCGAAGTCCCACTCGCGGAAGGCACAAGCGCTCGACCTTCTGCGGCAGGCGTTGCCGACCTGCTGACGGCTGGGCTTGCGCAAAGATGCGTGGGAAGCCGCGCCGCGGGCGATGGCGCTTGCCACGGCGCCGAAGGTCCGTAGCCTCAGAGGATGTCGCGAAGGTGGACGGCCCTCTCGCGCGCCGGGCGCGTGGTGTCCCTGCTGCTCCCGCTCCCCGCGGCGACGCTGGCGGCGTGTTTTGGCGGCGGCCCGCGGCTCCTCGCCCCGGAGGACGCGGGCGTGGCGAGCCCCGTGGACTTTGGCGACGCGTCGGTTGATGGAGCAACGAACGTCGACCTGGGCGATCCCTTCAGCGTCCTTGGCGTCACCCCCTCGCACGGCCCCCCGACGGGTGGCACGCGCATCGTGATCCGCGGGCGAGGCTTCTCATCGAAGATGGGCATCACCATCGGTGGGCGCCCCGTGGATGTCAGCTCCATCGTGGCCAGCGATCCCACGCGCATCGCAGTGTTGACGCCCGAGGGCGACCCGGGCCCCGCCGACGTGAGCGTGAGGAACCTGCTCACCGCCGACGAGCGGACGCTCGCGGGGGGATTCGTGTATGATGCACTCGTCGTGAAGCCCGACTCGGGCTCGCAGACCGGCG contains the following coding sequences:
- a CDS encoding DEAD/DEAH box helicase, coding for MPAPPWKTPRGLDPVLDHWLKSKTVRPCFNADEVVPGCESDERPMPEGLPPAIAAALGQRGIQALYSHQAQAFDAATRGRSFVVSTPTASGKSLCFHLPVLSALTADRDARALYLFPTKALARDQEASVRTLLEEASRAGGGPALGSAVVYDGDTPGDARRAARERGGIVLTNPDMLHAGILPHHASWARTMQNLKYVVVDEMHTYRGVFGSHVANVLRRLKRAAAFHGAKPTFIGATATIGNPRAHAARLFGEPESEIELIAKSGAPRGDRRFFLFNPPVVNAELGIRASYVKQAVMLTKDLVRAHVPTIVFGASRNSVEVMLRYLRDAIAPEVDPSRVMAYRGGYLPGERREIERKLREGELLAVVATNALELGIDIGDLDAVVCASYPGSVAALWQRFGRAGRRGASSIAVLVTSSAPLDQYLASDPAYLLGAPIEEARIDPDNVEVLVQHLKCAAFELPFRRGERFGELAEVETREALEFLAKHEVVHESNGTFHWATDSYPANNVSLRSIGSDNVVIVDVEHDKTIGELDWRAAHTMLHEQAIYQHDGECWQVERFDYENHKAFVRKVEPDYYTDAMTYTQIRVLEESGVGPVVQDSVGRPPWPSGFGEVSVVEKVVGYKKIKFYTHENAGYGDVRLPEMQMHTMAFWLTVPEAVIAELPFGRAAAVDALRGIGIALETSATLALMCDPRDLGTSLGDADPTTETDDDDEGRANLVPKKVTGGGPKYNPTLFLYEHVPGGTGLSERIFEERATLLARTLRLIERCPCERGCPACVGPVGPAVVPPPMAAALAEAEGAEEPSVLPKSHSRKAQALDLLRQALPTC